A window from Staphylococcus succinus encodes these proteins:
- the aryK gene encoding transcriptional regulator AryK encodes MKKFYEIEFNEQFGNDTRMNEGLRIVLVLNSTLKVWGHKSIKVYQKGDVFIINHREQFRMIENKDTLYMSLHLSRDYLKQYINDFTDKKFILKKHILQDVIYQQIINSLAMMGVVYIRKGRFYRLYIEQQLIDLLFIIVKYLPTRQNEGVDNSTKDHRLESICDYIDNHYTESITLSEIAKMVGLSNAYLSRYFTRHMGVGINHYVNQVRIEHCKRDLIHTNDTITQIAFKNGFTNSNMLIKYFKEDMHMTPTVFREKYRKLKKIELLENGKKETTYQHYLYYLSMFVNQNIKKIVQSPEAQKVWDVSLRNDNKYLKHYNHVIQIGDLEALLVQRFRTQLLEVKACLGLNHILIKDPIRVGKIINDRVESDELIPNTHPYMKIDECLNFLLAHQIGLGIEIEPPKSNKQFNNYYKELSYLLEHMHNTVINNNVLHIIIYMKVADSHLFQKMCTLFKHYFEKVTIVLNVNIDDPMESSKAKAILNSNVYHIDRVAFCANQNDMINFNSLESKQYDIAKNHITLQVNKMMKLLEVDTQDIPCILLNWNTLTGDTNLTNGEYFRAGIIFEQLIEINNRIDTVGYWLNYEIHQRFNHKNTSTQLSGIDLYHQFDGKRPAFFTSMFFKKLFRCILYMNDNCMVLGDYHHFQIVVWDAEHYNPHFTLNDYTGSLNHKEYQINITHAKQGTYKVKHLTLDKNHGALYKVWQQYNTQYGMDEETVDYVNRISYPKLDISEVEVKGVLTYHLKLLTNAIQMIEFRRYIKA; translated from the coding sequence GAATAAAGACACACTTTATATGTCTCTGCACTTATCTAGGGATTATTTGAAACAGTACATAAATGACTTTACTGATAAAAAATTTATTTTGAAGAAGCATATATTACAAGATGTCATATATCAGCAAATCATTAATTCTTTAGCAATGATGGGTGTTGTTTATATTAGAAAAGGACGATTTTACAGATTGTATATTGAACAACAGTTAATAGACTTACTATTTATAATTGTGAAATACTTACCTACAAGACAAAATGAAGGTGTGGATAATAGTACAAAAGATCATAGGTTAGAATCGATTTGTGACTATATAGATAATCACTATACAGAATCAATTACGTTAAGTGAAATAGCTAAAATGGTTGGTCTGAGCAATGCGTATTTATCCAGATACTTCACTCGTCATATGGGTGTTGGCATTAATCATTATGTTAATCAAGTGAGGATAGAGCACTGTAAAAGAGATTTAATTCATACCAATGACACCATAACGCAAATTGCTTTTAAAAATGGTTTTACGAATTCAAATATGTTAATCAAATATTTTAAAGAAGATATGCACATGACTCCTACGGTATTTAGGGAAAAATATCGAAAGTTGAAAAAGATTGAACTGTTAGAAAATGGAAAAAAAGAAACGACATATCAACATTATTTGTATTACTTATCAATGTTTGTAAATCAAAATATTAAAAAAATAGTACAGTCTCCAGAAGCACAAAAAGTATGGGATGTCTCATTAAGAAACGACAATAAATATTTAAAGCATTATAATCATGTGATACAAATAGGTGATTTAGAAGCGTTGCTTGTCCAAAGGTTTAGGACACAATTACTAGAAGTGAAAGCATGTTTAGGATTGAATCATATTTTAATTAAAGATCCGATCAGAGTTGGGAAGATTATCAATGACAGGGTTGAAAGTGATGAATTGATACCTAATACTCATCCATACATGAAAATAGATGAATGCTTAAACTTTTTATTGGCACATCAAATTGGTTTGGGAATAGAAATTGAACCACCGAAAAGCAACAAGCAATTTAATAACTATTATAAAGAATTATCATATTTGTTAGAGCATATGCATAATACAGTAATAAATAATAATGTGTTACACATTATTATTTATATGAAAGTTGCGGATTCCCATCTATTTCAAAAAATGTGTACATTATTTAAACACTATTTTGAAAAGGTAACCATCGTATTAAATGTTAATATAGATGATCCAATGGAATCTTCAAAAGCGAAAGCTATTTTAAATTCAAACGTATATCACATAGATCGTGTCGCATTTTGTGCAAATCAAAATGATATGATTAATTTTAACTCTTTAGAAAGTAAACAATATGATATTGCTAAGAATCATATTACATTGCAAGTAAATAAAATGATGAAGTTATTAGAGGTTGATACACAAGATATACCTTGTATATTGCTAAACTGGAATACATTAACAGGTGATACAAATTTAACCAATGGTGAATATTTCAGAGCAGGCATCATTTTTGAACAACTTATTGAAATAAATAATCGTATAGATACAGTCGGTTATTGGTTAAACTATGAAATACATCAGAGATTTAATCATAAAAACACTTCGACGCAATTAAGTGGTATAGACTTATATCACCAATTTGATGGTAAAAGACCAGCATTTTTTACAAGTATGTTTTTCAAAAAATTATTTAGATGTATTTTATATATGAATGATAATTGTATGGTATTAGGTGATTATCATCATTTTCAAATAGTTGTATGGGATGCAGAACACTATAATCCTCATTTCACACTTAATGATTATACAGGAAGCTTAAATCATAAAGAGTACCAAATTAATATTACACACGCCAAACAAGGTACATACAAAGTGAAACACTTAACCTTAGATAAAAATCATGGTGCTTTATATAAGGTATGGCAACAATATAATACGCAATACGGTATGGATGAGGAGACTGTAGATTATGTAAATAGAATATCCTATCCTAAACTAGACATTAGTGAGGTAGAAGTTAAAGGCGTATTGACTTATCATTTGAAATTGCTGACTAATGCAATTCAAATGATAGAATTCAGAAGATATATTAAAGCATAA
- a CDS encoding MFS transporter, with amino-acid sequence MTQVRNVQKYQGDNKLILGIVLGVVTFWLFAQSLLNVVPTLQQSFSSDIGTVSIAVSITALFSGMFVVGAGSLADKVGRVKITYIGLWLSIIGSLLIIITNLPVLLILGRVIQGLSAAAIMPSTLAIMKTYYEGKERQRALSYWSIGSWGGSGLASLFGGMVSTFIGWRWIFILSIIIALVAMMLIKGTPETKSQSNIKASFDFIGLILFVVMMLSINVIITKSAAFGLMSPLILGLIVVFIISTVIFIKIENSIKNPLIDFKLFSNKAYTGATLSNFLLNGVAGALLVANTFVQQGLGFNAFQTGLLSITYLVTVLLMIRVGEKVLQKVGAKKPMLLGTFFNMMGIILISLTFLPSMIYVVVCIVGYLLYGLGLGFYATPSTDMAISNSPEDKVGVASGIYKMASSLGGAFGIALSGALFGIVANATNVQIGACIGLWLNVFMALLSLLIICFTVPSIRK; translated from the coding sequence ATGACTCAAGTGAGAAATGTACAGAAATATCAAGGTGATAACAAGCTTATTTTAGGTATTGTACTAGGCGTAGTTACATTTTGGTTATTTGCGCAATCATTATTAAATGTCGTTCCAACGTTACAACAATCATTTAGTAGTGATATTGGTACAGTGAGTATTGCTGTAAGTATAACAGCGTTATTCTCAGGGATGTTTGTAGTAGGCGCCGGAAGTTTGGCAGATAAAGTAGGGCGCGTCAAAATTACGTATATAGGATTATGGTTAAGTATTATTGGTTCATTATTAATTATAATCACGAATTTACCTGTTTTATTAATATTAGGAAGAGTTATACAAGGATTGTCTGCAGCAGCTATAATGCCCTCCACTTTAGCAATTATGAAGACTTATTATGAAGGCAAAGAGCGGCAACGTGCTTTAAGTTATTGGTCCATTGGTTCGTGGGGGGGTTCAGGATTAGCATCATTATTTGGGGGTATGGTTTCAACCTTTATTGGTTGGCGTTGGATTTTTATATTATCTATAATCATTGCACTTGTAGCAATGATGTTGATAAAGGGAACACCCGAGACTAAATCACAAAGTAATATAAAAGCAAGCTTTGATTTTATAGGTTTAATATTATTTGTTGTGATGATGTTAAGTATTAATGTCATCATTACAAAAAGTGCAGCATTTGGTCTAATGTCACCACTAATTTTAGGATTAATCGTAGTATTCATTATTTCAACAGTTATCTTTATTAAAATTGAAAATAGTATAAAAAACCCTTTGATAGACTTTAAATTATTTAGTAATAAAGCATATACGGGGGCAACGCTGTCTAATTTTCTATTAAATGGTGTTGCTGGTGCACTTTTAGTAGCTAATACATTTGTGCAACAAGGCTTAGGATTTAATGCATTTCAAACTGGATTATTATCTATTACATATTTGGTCACTGTATTACTTATGATACGCGTAGGAGAAAAAGTATTACAAAAAGTTGGAGCGAAAAAACCAATGCTCCTCGGTACGTTTTTCAACATGATGGGAATCATATTAATTTCATTAACATTTTTACCAAGTATGATTTATGTAGTGGTCTGTATTGTTGGTTACTTACTTTATGGTTTAGGACTAGGATTTTATGCTACACCGTCAACAGATATGGCAATCTCCAATTCTCCTGAAGATAAAGTAGGTGTCGCCTCTGGTATTTATAAGATGGCTTCATCATTAGGTGGTGCATTCGGTATAGCATTATCTGGTGCTCTGTTTGGAATTGTAGCAAATGCTACGAACGTACAAATAGGCGCATGTATTGGTTTGTGGCTTAATGTCTTTATGGCATTGCTATCATTACTTATTATTTGCTTTACTGTACCTTCAATAAGAAAATAA
- a CDS encoding M20 family metallopeptidase, translating into MMNQLIEKLKCKEQRMIEIRRYLHQYPELSFQEKETPKYIADFYKDKDCKVETNVGPNGVKVTIDSGNPGKTLAIRADFDALPIEEETGLDFSSKHKGVMHACGHDAHTAYMLILAETLIELKDQFNGKVIVIHQPAEEVPPGGAQGMIKDGVLDGVDHVLGLHVMSNMTVGNIYYREGNVQTGRDFFKLKVIGQGGHGSSPHAANDTIVAGAHFVTALQTIVSRRLNPFETGVVTVGSFDGKGQFNIIKDSIEIEGDVRALTDETKHTIKKEVQRLSKGLEAMFGVTCELDYQDDYPALYNDPQFTQFVVESLKNANTDALQSVEMCEAQPPSEDFAYYAKAIPSSFIYAGAAPENGDIHPHHHPKFNISEKSLRVAAEAVGISVLNYLK; encoded by the coding sequence ATGATGAATCAATTAATTGAAAAGTTGAAATGTAAAGAGCAACGCATGATAGAAATAAGACGATATTTACATCAATATCCTGAGTTATCGTTTCAAGAAAAAGAAACACCCAAGTATATTGCTGATTTCTATAAAGATAAAGATTGTAAAGTAGAAACCAATGTGGGGCCTAATGGTGTGAAGGTAACAATTGATAGTGGAAACCCAGGTAAAACACTGGCAATACGTGCAGACTTTGATGCCTTACCGATAGAAGAAGAGACAGGTTTAGACTTCTCATCCAAGCACAAAGGCGTCATGCACGCATGTGGTCACGATGCACATACTGCTTATATGCTTATTCTTGCTGAAACGCTAATTGAACTAAAAGATCAATTTAATGGTAAGGTGATCGTCATCCATCAACCTGCTGAAGAAGTGCCTCCAGGCGGCGCACAAGGTATGATTAAAGATGGTGTGTTAGATGGTGTTGATCATGTATTAGGATTGCATGTAATGAGTAACATGACAGTAGGTAATATATACTATCGTGAAGGTAACGTACAAACAGGAAGAGATTTCTTTAAACTCAAAGTCATTGGACAAGGTGGTCATGGTTCATCTCCACATGCAGCAAATGATACGATCGTCGCCGGAGCGCACTTTGTTACAGCACTTCAAACGATTGTATCAAGAAGATTAAATCCATTTGAGACAGGTGTAGTGACTGTTGGATCCTTCGATGGTAAAGGACAATTTAATATTATTAAAGATAGCATTGAAATAGAAGGAGACGTACGTGCTCTGACAGATGAAACGAAGCATACAATTAAAAAAGAGGTGCAACGTCTATCAAAAGGATTAGAAGCCATGTTTGGTGTGACTTGCGAGTTAGATTATCAAGATGATTATCCGGCATTGTATAATGATCCACAATTCACTCAATTTGTAGTTGAGTCACTAAAAAATGCGAATACAGATGCCCTTCAAAGTGTTGAAATGTGTGAAGCTCAACCACCATCTGAAGACTTTGCCTATTATGCCAAAGCGATACCAAGCTCATTTATATATGCTGGAGCTGCACCAGAGAATGGTGACATCCATCCTCATCATCATCCAAAATTTAATATTAGTGAAAAATCACTACGCGTTGCAGCTGAGGCAGTAGGGATTAGTGTTTTAAATTATTTGAAATAG
- a CDS encoding alpha/beta hydrolase, with protein sequence MRIRTLNFRYQDHDIRVKLPKSYFKQNSKSYPLIVVQDGNFLFKDIEKEVIFVGIVPNERIREYTPWEAVVHNIKYEGEAESYVTWMTDELLPYLKKCFNISQHHSDIAIAGASFGGLVSLYTIFKKTNVFGTYILISPSVWYPNFINFMRKQESIDTEKHIYWYVGALEGTHSTELTRNMFTDTEHGVDILDELLYSEKTTFQFIINRKGLHRKPIFKKHFKRAVQKLF encoded by the coding sequence ATGCGTATTAGAACGCTTAACTTTCGATATCAAGATCACGATATCAGAGTAAAATTGCCCAAAAGTTATTTTAAGCAAAATTCAAAGTCCTATCCACTCATTGTAGTTCAAGATGGAAATTTCTTATTTAAAGATATTGAAAAAGAGGTTATATTTGTTGGGATTGTACCAAACGAAAGAATAAGAGAATACACGCCTTGGGAAGCGGTAGTTCATAATATAAAGTACGAGGGAGAAGCCGAGAGCTATGTGACTTGGATGACTGATGAATTATTACCGTATTTAAAAAAATGTTTCAACATATCACAACATCATTCTGATATTGCAATCGCTGGAGCTTCGTTTGGTGGATTAGTTTCGCTATATACAATATTTAAAAAAACAAATGTATTTGGTACTTATATATTAATTTCACCTTCAGTTTGGTACCCCAATTTTATAAATTTTATGAGAAAACAAGAAAGTATTGATACAGAAAAGCATATATATTGGTATGTAGGGGCGCTTGAAGGGACACATAGTACCGAGCTAACCCGAAATATGTTCACAGATACAGAACATGGTGTCGATATATTAGATGAATTGTTATATTCAGAAAAAACTACGTTCCAATTTATAATTAATAGAAAAGGACTACACCGAAAACCTATATTTAAAAAACATTTTAAGCGTGCGGTTCAAAAGTTATTTTAG
- a CDS encoding MFS transporter, with translation MTKDDNQFSGSKLLLGIVLAILTYWLFAQTFLNIGPKVQSTYGTTPDIVNISVSLTSFVTGVFMVVAGNLSDKFGKVRMTRIALVLSMIGSLMLIISGNVVLLLLGRVLQGLSAAIIMPATISIVNTFFEGDKRQSALSFWSIGAFGGTGLASFFAGAMATFISWQAIFILSILVTIVALLLLKKLPEAKQVKAKRSDFDYMGLIIFVMMIASISFVITQGYKIGWLSVPIVTLLVVFLICIYLFFKVERDKALPFIDLKLFKNKPYIGAVCANFLLNTGVGVIALFNIYLQGGLKLSSFQAGLLTLPYLIALLLIIRLGEKSIKRFGAKRAMIIGPIFTALGVLLFSFTFLNDSVYIIVALIAAIFFGGGTGLFATPALSTAVSTTPSEKVGVASGIFKMGSTLGGAFGIAIMTSIYTGMIQNGYHLNTAAGISFVVGACLIIGAICTSVFVLPTRKINS, from the coding sequence ATGACAAAAGATGATAATCAATTTTCTGGTAGTAAACTGTTGTTGGGAATTGTGTTAGCAATTTTGACTTATTGGTTATTTGCACAAACGTTTTTAAATATTGGTCCTAAAGTACAATCTACATATGGTACTACGCCCGATATAGTAAATATTTCTGTGAGTTTAACATCGTTTGTTACAGGTGTATTTATGGTCGTAGCGGGCAATCTTTCGGATAAATTTGGTAAAGTTAGAATGACGCGTATTGCTCTAGTCTTAAGTATGATTGGTTCACTTATGCTTATTATTTCAGGCAATGTAGTATTACTTTTGTTAGGAAGGGTGCTTCAGGGGCTTTCTGCTGCTATTATTATGCCAGCTACGATTTCAATTGTGAACACATTTTTCGAAGGAGATAAAAGACAAAGCGCTTTGAGTTTTTGGTCTATCGGCGCATTTGGAGGTACAGGATTAGCTTCATTCTTTGCTGGTGCTATGGCAACATTTATATCTTGGCAAGCCATATTTATCCTTTCTATACTTGTAACGATTGTTGCATTGTTATTGTTGAAAAAATTACCTGAGGCTAAACAAGTTAAGGCTAAGCGAAGTGATTTTGATTATATGGGGCTAATCATATTTGTAATGATGATTGCAAGTATTAGTTTTGTCATTACTCAAGGATATAAAATTGGATGGTTAAGTGTTCCAATAGTTACTTTATTAGTGGTCTTTTTAATTTGTATATATTTATTCTTTAAGGTCGAGCGTGATAAGGCGTTACCATTTATTGATTTGAAACTTTTTAAGAACAAACCTTATATTGGGGCGGTATGTGCCAATTTTTTATTGAATACTGGCGTAGGCGTTATTGCGTTATTTAATATATATTTACAAGGTGGATTAAAGCTTAGTTCTTTTCAAGCTGGGTTACTGACGTTACCTTATTTAATTGCTTTATTGCTTATTATACGACTTGGTGAAAAGAGTATAAAAAGATTTGGAGCCAAACGCGCCATGATAATTGGACCAATATTTACAGCTTTGGGAGTTTTATTATTCAGTTTTACGTTCTTGAATGATTCAGTATATATAATTGTAGCGTTGATTGCTGCAATTTTCTTTGGAGGAGGTACAGGATTATTTGCCACTCCTGCACTAAGTACAGCAGTATCCACGACGCCCTCTGAGAAAGTTGGTGTCGCGTCGGGCATTTTTAAAATGGGATCTACATTAGGTGGTGCATTTGGTATTGCTATTATGACTTCAATCTATACAGGTATGATTCAAAATGGATACCATTTAAATACTGCTGCAGGGATTAGCTTTGTAGTTGGTGCATGTCTTATTATCGGTGCAATATGTACAAGTGTATTTGTGCTTCCGACCCGAAAAATAAATAGTTAA
- a CDS encoding methylated-DNA--[protein]-cysteine S-methyltransferase — protein MHYKKYYESPIGQLAMTSDGKNITGLWLPNHEDFELKFNEKLFEADLIIFNKAVAWLDDYFLGNNPVIDFPLKAEGTEFRKQVWEILLDIPYGETITYGEIAKQMAQIRGKKTMSAQAVGGAVGNNPISIMIPCHRVVGKDGNLTGYDGGIDTKIELLKLEQMDMNAYYKPKHSTKP, from the coding sequence ATGCATTATAAGAAATACTATGAATCTCCAATAGGTCAACTTGCTATGACATCCGATGGTAAAAATATTACAGGATTGTGGTTACCTAATCATGAAGATTTTGAATTAAAGTTTAATGAAAAATTGTTTGAGGCAGATTTAATCATTTTTAATAAAGCAGTAGCCTGGTTAGATGATTATTTCTTAGGAAATAATCCAGTTATTGATTTTCCTTTAAAAGCTGAAGGTACAGAATTTCGTAAACAAGTTTGGGAGATTCTGTTAGATATACCTTATGGCGAAACGATTACTTATGGTGAAATTGCCAAGCAAATGGCACAAATAAGAGGGAAAAAAACAATGTCAGCGCAAGCAGTTGGCGGGGCAGTAGGAAATAATCCAATATCAATAATGATTCCTTGTCATAGAGTTGTCGGAAAAGATGGTAATTTAACAGGTTATGACGGCGGTATTGATACTAAAATTGAACTTCTTAAATTAGAACAAATGGATATGAATGCTTATTATAAACCGAAACATAGCACCAAACCTTAA
- a CDS encoding hydroxymethylglutaryl-CoA synthase, whose translation MTVGIDQINFYVPRFYVDMAKLAEARQVDPNKFLLGIGQTEMSVSPMSQDIVSMGANAAKEIVTDEDKKQITMVIVATESAIDSAKASAVQIHNLLGIQPFARCIEMKEACYAATPAIQLAKDYLAQRPDEKVLVIASDTARYGINSGGEPTQGAGAVAMIISQNPRILELNDDAVAFTEDVYDFWRPSGQPYPLVDGALSKDAYIHSFQESWQEYARRHNKSLNDFASLCFHVPFTKMGKKALDSILTNDVDEQTKERLTTGYDAATYYNRYVGNIYTGSLYLSLISLLETHKLSAGDNIGLFSYGSGSVGEFFSGKLVEGYQEALDIQGHKDLLNNRTEISVEAYESFFNRFDALEFDHETELDNEQNTIFYLESINDHIRNYNTLN comes from the coding sequence ATGACAGTTGGTATTGATCAAATTAATTTTTATGTTCCAAGATTTTATGTAGATATGGCTAAACTTGCGGAAGCACGCCAAGTTGATCCAAATAAATTTTTACTCGGGATTGGGCAAACAGAAATGTCTGTAAGTCCAATGAGTCAAGACATCGTATCAATGGGTGCTAATGCGGCCAAAGAAATTGTTACTGATGAAGATAAGAAACAAATCACTATGGTTATCGTAGCAACAGAATCAGCAATAGATTCTGCTAAAGCTTCAGCAGTCCAAATACATAACTTGCTAGGTATTCAACCCTTCGCTCGTTGTATTGAAATGAAAGAAGCATGTTATGCTGCTACACCTGCAATTCAGTTAGCTAAAGATTATTTAGCTCAACGCCCAGATGAAAAAGTATTAGTTATCGCTAGTGATACTGCACGTTATGGCATAAACTCTGGTGGCGAACCTACACAAGGCGCAGGCGCTGTTGCTATGATAATATCACAAAACCCACGTATACTTGAACTAAATGATGATGCTGTTGCTTTCACTGAAGATGTTTATGATTTCTGGCGTCCTAGTGGTCAACCTTATCCTTTAGTAGATGGTGCCTTATCAAAAGATGCTTATATTCACTCATTCCAAGAAAGTTGGCAGGAATATGCTCGACGTCATAACAAATCATTAAATGATTTTGCGTCATTATGCTTCCATGTACCATTTACTAAAATGGGTAAAAAAGCACTTGATTCAATTTTAACAAATGATGTAGATGAACAAACAAAAGAACGTTTAACAACTGGATATGACGCTGCTACGTACTATAACCGTTATGTGGGTAATATCTATACAGGTTCGCTTTATTTAAGTTTAATTTCTTTATTAGAAACACATAAACTTTCAGCTGGTGATAACATTGGATTATTTAGTTATGGTTCTGGTTCTGTCGGTGAATTCTTTAGCGGTAAACTTGTTGAAGGTTACCAAGAAGCACTTGATATTCAAGGCCATAAAGATTTACTAAATAATCGTACTGAAATTTCAGTTGAAGCATATGAATCATTCTTCAATCGTTTTGATGCATTAGAATTCGATCACGAAACTGAGTTAGATAATGAACAAAATACAATCTTCTATCTTGAAAGTATTAATGATCATATCCGTAATTATAATACCTTAAATTAA
- a CDS encoding thiolase family protein gives MNNIAIVSAKRTPIGRYKGKLSNYSAVELGTKTLEAAMKAIHLDPQVVDQVIYGNVLQSGSGQNPARQIGINAGIPNTAPAMTINEVCGSGLKSIILGKQLIQLGEAKVVAVGGVESMTNAPKLILNEDASPVQSFMHDGLTDAFLNVPMGITAETIAETYNVTREQQDQFANDSHLKAHEATEAGKFNDEIVPLEDVNGELMTTDEGIRGTSSVDKLATLKTIFKEDGTVTGGNASSINDGASTVILMDATYAKQEGYEILAYLGDHAEIGCDPEYMGYAPYQAVTQLLDKTNKTMTDIDVVEMTEAFASQSIPVKNNLAIPDEKLNIYGGAIALGHPIGASGTRIVSTLIHALSQEDKQTGIATACIGGGLGIALYVEKGDK, from the coding sequence ATGAATAATATAGCGATAGTAAGTGCTAAGCGCACACCGATAGGAAGATATAAAGGGAAATTAAGTAATTATTCTGCAGTAGAACTTGGTACAAAGACTTTAGAAGCAGCTATGAAAGCAATCCATCTTGATCCACAAGTAGTAGACCAAGTCATTTATGGGAATGTACTACAAAGTGGAAGCGGACAAAATCCTGCACGTCAAATAGGTATTAATGCTGGTATACCAAATACAGCACCTGCAATGACAATCAATGAAGTATGTGGTTCTGGATTGAAATCTATTATTCTTGGTAAACAGTTGATTCAATTAGGGGAAGCTAAGGTGGTTGCAGTTGGTGGCGTTGAAAGCATGACAAATGCACCCAAATTAATTCTAAATGAAGATGCGTCACCTGTTCAAAGTTTCATGCACGATGGATTAACAGATGCTTTTTTAAATGTACCAATGGGGATTACTGCAGAAACAATAGCAGAGACATATAATGTGACACGTGAACAACAAGACCAATTTGCGAACGACTCACACCTTAAAGCACACGAAGCTACTGAAGCAGGTAAGTTTAATGACGAAATTGTTCCCCTAGAAGATGTAAATGGAGAATTGATGACAACAGATGAAGGTATTCGTGGTACAAGTAGTGTAGATAAGTTAGCAACATTGAAAACAATTTTTAAAGAAGATGGCACTGTTACAGGTGGGAACGCGTCTAGTATTAATGATGGAGCTTCAACAGTTATTTTGATGGATGCTACGTATGCCAAACAAGAAGGCTATGAAATTTTAGCATATTTAGGTGATCACGCTGAAATTGGTTGTGACCCTGAATATATGGGTTATGCCCCATACCAAGCAGTTACACAGTTGTTAGATAAAACTAATAAAACAATGACAGATATAGATGTTGTTGAAATGACTGAAGCCTTTGCTTCACAAAGCATTCCAGTTAAAAATAATTTAGCCATTCCAGATGAAAAGTTAAATATATATGGTGGTGCTATTGCATTGGGTCATCCAATTGGCGCTAGTGGCACACGAATAGTTTCTACATTAATTCATGCATTATCGCAAGAAGATAAACAAACAGGTATTGCTACTGCTTGTATAGGTGGCGGTTTAGGTATCGCGCTATATGTTGAAAAGGGTGATAAATGA